The following is a genomic window from Flavobacterium crassostreae.
GGAACCTCTGGGGCATCTTTCATTTTGACTACCTCACATTTTTTTTCTAAAAAGTCTACCGATATGTACGCATCTTTTTGAAAAAAGCGTGTTTTACGCATGTTTTTCATAGATATTCTGCTGGCCGTTAAATTGGCAACACACCCATTTTCAAAAACAATCCGTGCGTTTGCAATATCTGGAGTATCACTAATCACGGAAACTCCGCTAGCACTAATGTTTTTAACTGGAGATTGGACTACACTCAAAATTACATCAATATCATGAATCATTAAGTCCAAGACCACAGGAACATCCGTACCTCTGGGGTTGAATTCTGCCAAACGATGGGTTTCTATAAACATAGGGCTTTCTACCATGCCTTTTGTTGCAATAAAAGCAGGGTTAAAACGTTCTACGTGACCTACTTGTCCTTTTACGTTGTATTCTTTTGCTAGGGCAATGATTTCTTGCGCTTCTTCTACGGTGTTGGATATGGGTTTTTCAATAAAAACATGTTTACCCGATTTGATTGCTACTTTGGCACATTTGTAATGTGAGAGAGTAGGGGTTACAATATCAATAACGTCTACTGCGTGTATTAAACTGGCGATGGTGCTAAAGTGCTTGTAACCAAATTCTTTAGAAATTTTGTCTGCATTTTCTTGATTAGGGTCATAAAAACCGACTAATTCATATTTTTGAGATTGTTGTAATAGTCTTAAATGTATTTTTCCTAAGTGTCCTGCACCTAATACTCCAATTTTTAGCATAATGATGTAATTTGTACAAAAATAGCAATTAATACTAACAATGAATAAGGATTTTTTACAATTATTGCCATGGTTTTTTTTGGGTTATAAAAGGCCTAAAATCAGAATATAACTATATTATGGATGGTTTTGGTTCCAAATAATTCTACTACACTGGGTATTTAGTTTCAGAACAATACCTAGAGATTTATTTGATAATTTAAACTATTGCTTTGCTAAAATGTGCTGCACTAACTACAAAACCTTCTTTTAAATAAAGTTGGTGGGCCTTTGTTCTAAGAGGGCCGCTATCTAGATGGATGGCTTTGCAATGGTTTTTAGTTGCCACCTCCAAAAGGTGGTTTAGAAGCAAGCTGGCGTGGCCGTTGCCTCTAGCAGACTCTAATGTGGATAAATCATCAATATAAAGCATTTTGCCTGAATGCAACATAGTTAGTATCCGATATCCTGCTATAGATACTACTTTGTTATCCAGAAATAGGTACAAAAGAACATAGCCTTCTTTTTGCATGTTTTTGATTTGCGCCACAAAAAGTTCTGGCTGCAACATGGGTCTTAATAAATACAATGCTTCCCAACACATTTGGATTTCTTGATCTGTAACTGCTGTTTTGATGGTTGCCATTATTTTATTGTTTTAGAATTAATTTAGATAAATTTAAGGAATTCCTAAAACACTAAGATACGTAATTTTGGTTATAGAAAGAGGTGTTTTTTTTAGGATACGGTTATTAGGATGTAAAATAATTGTTCTGATGGCGGTGGTTTGGGTATTTAGAAACTCTAACAAGAGGGGTGATTTTTGGTTTGGCCAAAAGTTAGGGGTATTATATGCAAACTAGGGGTGCAAATGCGGGGTTGAGACCACAATGGTTCTAAAGGTGAGATTAATTCTGGGTTTTGTACTACGTTTTGTGGGAGGCAACCGATGCAACCAATGGGTTTGTGTTTGGTTTTTCATCACTAGTAGGCTACCATTTTCTAGGATTATATTTATGGTTTGTTTAGTGGCTTTGTGCTTAAAGGCAAATTTGCGCGCTGCACCAAAGCTTAAGGAGGCAATGGCTCCATTTTTTTTGAGGGCTTTTTCGGCGTCACTATGCCAACCCATTCCTTCGTTGCCATTGTGGTACAAATTCAGTAGGCAGGAGTTGTAGCTTTGTTTGGTTTGGGTCTCTACTAGGGTTTTGAGTTCCAGTAATTCGGGAGTCCAAAATAGGGCTTGTTTGGTGGTATTGGAGTAGGTGTATTGGTAGGGCTGGTCTGCATACCAGGCTACTTTGCGTTGGGTAGTAATTTGTTTGCCAAAAATAAAGGCTTGGTCTTGTTTCCAGTCTATGGTGGTTAACAAAAGTTCGAAGTAGTGGTTTGCTTTTTTGGGTGTAAATATGGTGCCGTGGTACTGGACGGTGCCATCTTGGGGGAGTAAATTAAATTCGGAATCTGGTTGGGTTTGAAATAAGTCCATTTTATTGGTTTTTTATAAAAAAAACAAATTGGGTTTAGGTAATTCTTCGTGCTTTAAATTGGAGACTTTATGGGGTTTGC
Proteins encoded in this region:
- a CDS encoding alpha-ketoglutarate-dependent dioxygenase AlkB family protein, which translates into the protein MDLFQTQPDSEFNLLPQDGTVQYHGTIFTPKKANHYFELLLTTIDWKQDQAFIFGKQITTQRKVAWYADQPYQYTYSNTTKQALFWTPELLELKTLVETQTKQSYNSCLLNLYHNGNEGMGWHSDAEKALKKNGAIASLSFGAARKFAFKHKATKQTINIILENGSLLVMKNQTQTHWLHRLPPTKRSTKPRINLTFRTIVVSTPHLHP
- a CDS encoding Gfo/Idh/MocA family protein, whose protein sequence is MLKIGVLGAGHLGKIHLRLLQQSQKYELVGFYDPNQENADKISKEFGYKHFSTIASLIHAVDVIDIVTPTLSHYKCAKVAIKSGKHVFIEKPISNTVEEAQEIIALAKEYNVKGQVGHVERFNPAFIATKGMVESPMFIETHRLAEFNPRGTDVPVVLDLMIHDIDVILSVVQSPVKNISASGVSVISDTPDIANARIVFENGCVANLTASRISMKNMRKTRFFQKDAYISVDFLEKKCEVVKMKDAPEVPGDFDMILQNAEGVKKQIYFSNPEVEQNNAILDELESFAQAITNNTTPVVTLEQATQALKVAYQIIACF
- a CDS encoding GNAT family N-acetyltransferase, translated to MATIKTAVTDQEIQMCWEALYLLRPMLQPELFVAQIKNMQKEGYVLLYLFLDNKVVSIAGYRILTMLHSGKMLYIDDLSTLESARGNGHASLLLNHLLEVATKNHCKAIHLDSGPLRTKAHQLYLKEGFVVSAAHFSKAIV